The bacterium genome has a segment encoding these proteins:
- a CDS encoding T9SS type A sorting domain-containing protein: MKNYIRAFILFVGISGISSTLHATRITPVDGGTYTNYAQHVIATYNSYGLTEYIHLQSAIGAAGYIDTIWFECQNNPTSPLSDIVIYLGNTSKTTFTSTSDWITSGNLTQVYSGSVSLASGWNVIVLQTPFYYNNDSNLVVMVDNNHGSIPSTKPFWYYASSTNRHIYKNSYSNIDPTNPGTASGYNSEISSFRINVTPPYIHVTYPNASGISLSRGQQYNITWTSLGVQRVKIDLYRGANPDPQHSIIVAGTSASSGSYSWTISSNQSPRTDYKIKISDSTSGSPNDMSDNAFTILGYTNTGGGTHELDGSSQSWTISANTDIAGEHTGITTFAVDAGITAKIKDYDSTHSTYGGLSVNASTMNINGTLSANASGFRNNDTKTSTVNPGRGDNGTGNSVGAGGGGFGGLGGHGTSVFETYFANGGVAYDSSVAPDKLGSSGGNCGIDGLGGAGGGKIKLDCGGTLTLGNNGIISANGNDGTSLSDDAGAGGSGGSINIETGTLTGSSANCKITADGGNGSYDSPSFAGGGAGGRIFIKFKDIGGSSFYGKISSSGGTSEGYACDGSPGSILIKQSDLETSTLNITLSPVVDTTNPDNGAEYIFAHFTDRDVSLLSGSSDKIVGNIDIWTVGNILIENSSGNEIDASGKGWGSHQGPNTGNSGVSGSGGGAAGYGGAGGQGNQGAQGGSADTTAPCSPDKIGSGGGNAFGDGIAYYCGGSGGGRVMLYSLDGTITIKGNISVDGSNGRVGGNMGDYAGAGGAGGSVFIKAPTIIGGIAGLNGSISAKGGNGIQDGLAYSGGAGGGRVAVIYKGSYPNYFDVYVNGGTKGGGNAQDGSAGTRAASKAPEGWAECDTFMMPSWRVKLKATGSFVGDTLNYAGAETEAKDTFDLDYDFPKPPAPPSNYMQLYFPHSEWNHNLGEKFKTDIRENTNLTDTFKIWNVYVKTDHDSDTVTIDATLLDVPTSYNVYLYDTLIDSLQDMRKTAVYTYNAVSDTVGLHRLQLVIGRSVEGELYFSNWNKDKSSYFSLLQYPNPFTNSTMIKFHVPAGKLATLTVYDLSGRVIKKYRDLTNEHSPISLNAKNYPSGVYFLKLNAGEQKIVKKLVLIQ, translated from the coding sequence ATGAAAAATTACATAAGAGCTTTTATACTTTTTGTAGGTATAAGCGGGATATCATCTACTCTGCATGCTACCCGTATTACACCGGTTGATGGTGGAACATACACTAATTATGCTCAGCATGTTATTGCCACCTATAATTCATACGGACTGACCGAATATATTCATCTGCAAAGTGCAATAGGAGCTGCGGGCTATATTGACACAATATGGTTTGAGTGCCAGAATAATCCCACTTCTCCATTGAGTGATATAGTAATCTACTTAGGCAACACAAGCAAAACCACTTTTACAAGCACCAGTGACTGGATAACCTCCGGAAATCTGACTCAGGTATATAGTGGAAGTGTATCACTTGCTTCAGGATGGAACGTAATAGTCTTGCAGACACCTTTTTATTATAATAATGATAGTAATTTAGTTGTTATGGTAGATAATAATCACGGCTCAATTCCTTCTACAAAACCATTCTGGTATTATGCCTCTTCAACAAACAGACATATATATAAAAACTCATACAGTAATATTGACCCGACTAATCCGGGGACAGCTTCAGGATATAATTCAGAAATATCCAGCTTCAGGATAAATGTTACTCCACCATACATACACGTAACGTATCCTAATGCCAGCGGCATATCATTATCCAGAGGGCAGCAATACAATATAACATGGACAAGCCTTGGTGTGCAAAGAGTAAAAATAGATTTATACAGAGGTGCCAATCCTGATCCTCAGCATTCTATCATAGTGGCAGGCACTTCAGCATCCAGTGGCTCATATAGCTGGACAATATCATCCAACCAATCTCCCCGCACTGATTATAAAATAAAAATATCAGACTCAACAAGTGGTTCGCCAAACGATATGAGTGATAATGCTTTTACTATTCTTGGCTATACTAATACAGGTGGTGGTACACATGAGTTAGACGGCTCATCCCAAAGCTGGACAATATCCGCAAACACAGATATCGCAGGAGAGCATACCGGAATTACCACTTTTGCGGTTGATGCAGGAATCACGGCAAAAATAAAAGATTACGACAGCACTCATTCCACTTATGGTGGATTATCGGTAAATGCAAGTACGATGAATATCAATGGTACTCTTTCTGCAAATGCTTCAGGATTCAGAAATAATGATACCAAAACTTCAACTGTAAATCCAGGCAGAGGGGATAATGGCACGGGAAATTCAGTAGGAGCCGGCGGCGGTGGCTTTGGTGGATTAGGAGGCCATGGCACAAGCGTTTTTGAAACTTACTTTGCAAATGGGGGCGTTGCGTATGACTCATCTGTTGCCCCGGATAAACTTGGCTCAAGCGGAGGAAATTGCGGAATAGATGGTCTTGGAGGTGCCGGCGGAGGGAAAATCAAGCTTGATTGCGGCGGCACTTTAACGCTCGGCAATAATGGAATAATCAGCGCAAACGGAAATGATGGGACATCTCTCTCAGACGATGCTGGAGCGGGTGGTTCGGGTGGAAGCATCAATATAGAAACAGGCACTTTAACAGGCTCATCAGCTAATTGTAAAATCACTGCTGACGGAGGGAATGGTTCTTACGATTCTCCGAGTTTTGCAGGGGGCGGTGCAGGTGGAAGAATATTTATCAAATTTAAAGATATTGGAGGGAGTTCTTTTTATGGAAAAATATCATCAAGTGGTGGAACTTCGGAAGGATATGCCTGTGATGGTTCCCCGGGCTCAATATTAATTAAACAATCAGACTTGGAAACTTCAACATTAAATATAACGTTATCTCCCGTTGTGGATACTACAAACCCTGATAACGGAGCAGAATACATTTTTGCACACTTTACAGACAGGGATGTATCTTTGTTAAGTGGTTCAAGCGATAAAATAGTAGGTAATATTGATATATGGACTGTAGGAAACATACTGATTGAAAACAGCTCAGGGAATGAAATAGATGCATCCGGAAAAGGCTGGGGCTCTCATCAGGGACCAAATACAGGAAACTCAGGCGTAAGCGGTAGCGGTGGTGGCGCAGCTGGGTATGGTGGCGCAGGAGGACAAGGAAATCAGGGAGCACAAGGTGGTTCAGCAGATACGACAGCACCATGTTCCCCTGATAAAATTGGTTCAGGTGGAGGAAACGCATTTGGAGATGGAATTGCTTACTATTGCGGTGGCTCAGGCGGAGGCAGAGTAATGTTATATTCATTAGATGGAACTATAACGATAAAAGGCAATATATCAGTTGATGGCTCAAATGGAAGAGTTGGTGGAAATATGGGCGATTATGCGGGAGCAGGCGGAGCGGGCGGCTCAGTATTTATCAAGGCTCCGACTATAATTGGTGGAATTGCAGGATTAAACGGCAGTATTTCAGCAAAAGGCGGGAATGGAATTCAGGATGGTTTGGCTTATTCAGGAGGAGCAGGCGGTGGAAGAGTTGCGGTTATTTACAAAGGAAGTTATCCAAATTATTTTGATGTTTATGTAAATGGTGGGACAAAAGGCGGAGGCAATGCCCAGGATGGCAGTGCAGGAACAAGAGCAGCATCAAAAGCACCGGAAGGCTGGGCAGAATGCGATACGTTTATGATGCCAAGCTGGAGAGTGAAATTGAAAGCAACGGGTAGTTTTGTGGGAGATACGTTAAATTATGCAGGAGCAGAAACGGAGGCGAAAGATACTTTTGACTTGGATTATGATTTCCCGAAACCACCAGCCCCGCCATCTAATTATATGCAGCTTTATTTTCCTCATTCCGAATGGAATCATAATCTTGGAGAAAAATTCAAAACAGACATAAGGGAAAATACAAACTTAACAGATACTTTTAAGATTTGGAATGTCTATGTTAAGACAGACCATGATAGTGATACAGTTACAATTGATGCAACTCTACTTGATGTGCCGACAAGCTATAATGTTTATCTCTATGACACCTTGATTGACAGCTTGCAGGATATGAGAAAAACAGCAGTGTATACTTACAATGCAGTTTCAGATACAGTCGGGCTTCATAGGCTTCAGCTTGTAATAGGTAGGTCAGTAGAAGGGGAACTGTATTTTTCAAACTGGAACAAAGATAAATCCTCGTATTTTTCGCTGTTACAGTACCCGAATCCGTTTACGAATTCTACGATGATTAAATTCCATGTGCCTGCGGGAAAATTGGCGACATTGACAGTTTATGACCTTTCAGGAAGGGTTATAAAGAAATACAGGGATTTGACCAATGAACATTCCCCGATATCACTGAATGCAAAGAATTATCCATCAGGGGTTTATTTCCTGAAGCTGAACGCAGGAGAGCAGAAGATTGTGAAAAAACTGGTGCTGATACAGTAA
- a CDS encoding T9SS type A sorting domain-containing protein, which translates to MKYFNYLMFAFIIMTFSVQLEARGLEKAIRKNIPKSFLGLNILREWQMDENKSTTKKGNGIISGKVTELNGVTPIVEIQLFAYNATTREGVACGWSDSSGNYIIKNLPTGSYKIKTLDWYGRVINIYYENTLYWDSAMVVLVADSDTIKNINFCLSKGGKIKGRVYENDGITGYREAALLVLDTIRGENISLSFSDSFGNYMVGSLYTGIYKLFIGCGREEMDTMYAFEWYSNKNNWTDADVINITAPDSVMGINVVLDRGGSISGQVYKEDGTTPISGVTLKQWMYVNGSSGWEYLYTDTTIGGGSYKLYGFRTGSYKVSASKEGYETRWYNDKPDSASADLVSATMPNNTPNIDFRLPIKAVEENRVTTYFELKAYPNPFINTTIIKYSLSYETKVSLKIYDMCGKLVKTLVDGIQNAGEQSITWNRQNDKKEKAPIGIYFCKINTGEKNITEKLILIR; encoded by the coding sequence ATGAAATATTTTAATTATTTAATGTTTGCTTTTATAATTATGACTTTTTCTGTTCAATTGGAGGCAAGAGGATTAGAGAAAGCGATAAGAAAAAATATACCAAAGAGTTTTTTAGGACTCAATATTTTAAGAGAATGGCAAATGGATGAGAATAAGAGTACTACAAAAAAAGGGAATGGGATAATCAGTGGAAAAGTAACTGAATTAAATGGAGTAACCCCAATTGTAGAAATACAGTTATTTGCATATAATGCAACTACTCGGGAAGGCGTGGCTTGTGGGTGGAGTGACAGTAGTGGTAATTATATAATAAAAAATTTACCAACAGGTAGCTATAAAATTAAGACACTTGATTGGTATGGTAGAGTTATTAATATCTATTATGAAAATACTTTATATTGGGATTCTGCAATGGTTGTATTAGTTGCCGACTCGGATACCATTAAGAATATCAACTTTTGCCTGTCTAAAGGTGGAAAAATAAAAGGGAGAGTATATGAAAATGACGGAATTACAGGCTATAGAGAAGCGGCTTTACTTGTTTTAGATACGATTAGAGGAGAAAATATAAGTCTCAGTTTCAGTGATAGTTTTGGAAACTATATGGTGGGAAGTTTATATACGGGAATCTATAAGTTGTTTATTGGGTGTGGCAGAGAAGAAATGGATACTATGTATGCATTTGAATGGTATAGCAATAAAAATAATTGGACAGATGCAGATGTAATAAATATAACTGCACCAGATTCCGTAATGGGAATAAATGTTGTATTGGACAGGGGAGGATCAATAAGTGGACAGGTATATAAAGAAGATGGCACGACTCCAATATCAGGGGTAACATTAAAACAATGGATGTATGTGAACGGTTCTTCCGGTTGGGAATACCTGTATACAGATACTACTATTGGAGGTGGTAGTTATAAGTTGTATGGGTTTCGTACGGGAAGTTATAAGGTGTCTGCTTCTAAAGAGGGATATGAAACAAGATGGTATAATGACAAACCTGACTCTGCAAGTGCAGATTTGGTATCAGCGACAATGCCGAACAACACTCCTAACATTGATTTTAGATTGCCTATAAAGGCTGTGGAAGAAAACAGAGTAACAACTTATTTTGAACTCAAAGCTTACCCCAATCCATTTATCAATACAACTATAATTAAATATTCTTTATCTTATGAAACAAAGGTTTCCCTAAAGATTTATGATATGTGTGGTAAACTTGTGAAAACGCTTGTTGATGGGATTCAAAATGCTGGTGAACAATCTATTACTTGGAATAGACAAAATGATAAAAAAGAAAAAGCACCAATAGGAATTTATTTCTGTAAAATCAATACCGGTGAAAAGAATATTACTGAAAAATTAATTTTAATTAGATAA